One segment of Sulfobacillus thermosulfidooxidans DSM 9293 DNA contains the following:
- the fliW gene encoding flagellar assembly protein FliW produces MITKETIQTRFHGEITISASDILVMDQEILGFAKHRQFVLLPHHPESPFLYLQSVTDPQLAFIVIDPLTFKPDYVVPEEEVPGLGNPEFWAILCICTVGQSANGQGLYATANLKSPLIFNRQTRHGGQFVLSLPYPFEYPLFGEAQNNAGAQP; encoded by the coding sequence ATGATTACAAAAGAGACCATTCAAACCCGGTTTCATGGTGAAATTACCATATCTGCATCGGATATTTTGGTGATGGACCAAGAAATACTAGGCTTTGCCAAGCACCGGCAATTTGTTTTGTTGCCCCATCACCCCGAGAGTCCCTTTCTTTACTTGCAATCGGTGACCGATCCTCAACTAGCCTTTATTGTGATTGATCCGCTCACGTTTAAACCGGATTATGTGGTACCAGAGGAAGAAGTTCCCGGATTGGGCAATCCCGAATTTTGGGCTATTCTATGTATATGTACGGTAGGTCAATCCGCAAATGGGCAAGGACTTTATGCCACCGCTAATCTCAAAAGCCCCTTGATCTTTAACCGGCAGACGCGGCATGGCGGCCAATTTGTGTTATCCTTACCGTATCCGTTTGAATATCCCTTGTTTGGGGAGGCCCAAAACAATGCTGGTGCTCAGCCGTAA
- the flgL gene encoding flagellar hook-associated protein FlgL gives MEITPIVLMNTLLQNVQTQYQRIGQLQEEASTGQRFQVPSDSPSRVTATMNLNTALAQTKAYETAATQAQNWLNTTSGALQNMQQIWQNVLNIAVEASNNTLTATDREALAIQVQQAQKALGQLLNTRYEGTYIFNGYNSQTAPISSSGTTNFPTSQQLQTFQIGESSSVTVNLTGNENVGQPSGSNYFATIYNDLSGLQLAITQGASASQTYISTLKTDQSYLSTAQSIVGGRLERVNQTKTQLQSLSFNLNQTIAQISGANMASVTVQLAQEEQAYQAALQSGAQILPLSLLNFIHP, from the coding sequence ATGGAAATTACTCCAATCGTCTTGATGAACACCTTACTACAAAACGTCCAAACTCAATATCAACGCATTGGCCAATTACAAGAAGAAGCGTCAACGGGTCAAAGATTTCAAGTCCCGTCAGACAGTCCAAGCCGGGTAACGGCAACCATGAATTTGAATACCGCTTTAGCCCAAACCAAAGCCTATGAAACGGCGGCGACGCAGGCTCAAAATTGGCTTAACACCACCAGTGGCGCATTACAAAATATGCAGCAAATTTGGCAAAATGTCTTAAATATTGCCGTGGAAGCCTCTAATAATACGCTGACAGCCACAGACCGGGAAGCGTTGGCGATTCAAGTTCAGCAAGCTCAAAAAGCACTCGGTCAGCTTCTCAATACGCGTTATGAAGGAACATACATTTTTAACGGATACAACAGCCAAACAGCCCCGATTTCTTCTTCAGGAACAACCAATTTTCCTACCAGCCAGCAACTTCAAACATTTCAAATTGGTGAAAGTAGTTCAGTCACGGTGAATCTAACGGGGAATGAAAACGTCGGTCAACCCAGTGGTTCCAATTATTTCGCGACTATCTACAACGACCTCAGCGGGCTACAATTGGCTATTACCCAGGGAGCTTCCGCCTCTCAAACTTATATCAGCACGCTTAAAACTGATCAGAGCTATCTTTCCACCGCTCAAAGTATTGTTGGCGGGCGACTCGAACGGGTTAACCAAACTAAAACCCAGCTGCAAAGTTTGAGCTTCAATCTCAATCAAACCATTGCGCAAATTTCTGGGGCTAATATGGCTTCCGTCACTGTACAGTTGGCTCAAGAGGAACAAGCCTATCAAGCGGCCTTACAAAGTGGTGCGCAAATTTTGCCCTTGTCTCTGCTCAATTTCATTCACCCCTAA
- the flgK gene encoding flagellar hook-associated protein FlgK, producing the protein MSFTILNIASRSLAAEQLAMEVTGNNMANATTPGYRRETANLVETPPIPAANLNGTLQGQGVSVDAILRAQDAFLSRSVRTQFGSMGYWKSLNTALSQIQNVFQEPSASGLSEAMTNFFNAWLTLSQTPTSLAARQAVLEQGKSLASTFNTMSNELNQEIQNLNNSVTSMVGKINTITSQIAKLNTEIANVSGSGGTANALLDQRGLLMDQLSQLVNISYTVNPDQTVNIYLGSNALVVNQKAYSLITGPSASSSGVDQVYLNDNPNQPLNSSTGLTNGELAGLIKAGSIDIPNYLSQLNTLAESVANAVNSQQTQGYQLNSSQKGGDFFVVPTSGAITASTIQVNPQLTIQGIAAASNPNSPNDGSNAQIIANLVYDTQSTLGNYTFSQYYTNLVGQVGNDGQHAQNQYNSANSTLQALRNARQSATGVDLNQSSAHLIQEQQSYQAAAQLVSVEQTIMTSLLQAVG; encoded by the coding sequence ATGTCCTTTACCATTTTAAATATCGCCAGTCGCAGTTTGGCTGCTGAACAATTGGCCATGGAGGTCACTGGTAACAACATGGCCAATGCTACTACTCCTGGTTACCGCAGGGAAACCGCTAACCTGGTTGAAACACCCCCTATTCCTGCAGCCAATCTAAACGGCACCTTACAAGGTCAAGGAGTCAGCGTCGACGCCATTTTACGAGCCCAAGATGCTTTTTTATCACGGAGTGTACGAACCCAATTCGGTTCTATGGGTTATTGGAAAAGTCTTAATACCGCGCTGTCCCAAATTCAAAATGTCTTTCAAGAGCCTTCCGCCAGCGGATTATCTGAGGCCATGACAAATTTTTTTAATGCTTGGCTCACCTTATCGCAAACGCCCACCAGCCTCGCTGCGCGACAAGCGGTTCTCGAACAAGGAAAATCTTTAGCCAGTACCTTTAACACCATGAGCAATGAGCTGAATCAAGAAATCCAAAATCTCAATAATTCCGTGACTAGCATGGTGGGAAAAATTAACACTATTACGAGTCAAATCGCAAAACTCAATACAGAAATCGCCAATGTCAGTGGTTCGGGTGGAACCGCTAATGCGTTATTAGACCAGCGCGGACTCTTAATGGACCAATTGAGTCAATTGGTCAATATATCTTACACCGTAAATCCTGATCAAACTGTAAACATCTATTTAGGAAGCAATGCCCTGGTGGTCAATCAAAAGGCCTATTCCCTCATAACAGGTCCCAGTGCTTCTTCCTCTGGTGTTGATCAAGTCTATTTGAATGACAATCCTAATCAGCCGCTAAATAGTTCAACAGGACTCACCAATGGTGAGTTAGCAGGGCTCATCAAAGCCGGAAGTATCGACATCCCAAACTATTTATCGCAACTGAACACACTGGCCGAATCCGTAGCTAATGCCGTCAACAGCCAACAAACCCAGGGCTATCAGCTTAACAGTAGTCAAAAAGGTGGCGATTTCTTTGTGGTTCCCACTTCCGGAGCCATTACCGCCAGTACTATTCAAGTCAATCCCCAACTGACCATTCAAGGGATTGCCGCAGCGTCAAATCCTAATTCTCCGAATGATGGAAGCAATGCCCAAATTATTGCCAATTTGGTCTATGACACACAATCGACATTGGGTAATTACACTTTTAGCCAGTACTATACGAATCTTGTCGGACAAGTAGGCAATGACGGCCAGCATGCTCAGAATCAATATAACAGTGCTAATTCCACATTACAGGCATTAAGAAATGCTAGGCAATCTGCAACCGGAGTCGATCTTAACCAGTCATCGGCGCATCTCATTCAAGAACAACAAAGTTACCAAGCCGCAGCACAACTGGTCAGTGTCGAACAAACAATCATGACCAGCTTATTACAAGCGGTTGGATAA
- a CDS encoding DUF327 family protein yields MASRDVSNVWTRLDAQEKQVIAQLSLESVNRYVKTVKELLEEALKAHQVKAGGYFSPLGHFRYLVRVQAVNKELERLRQALMTPSPLHIVMKRLELIRGLLCDILM; encoded by the coding sequence ATGGCGTCCCGTGACGTCTCAAACGTCTGGACAAGACTCGATGCCCAAGAAAAGCAAGTTATCGCTCAATTAAGTCTCGAGAGTGTGAACCGATATGTGAAGACGGTGAAAGAGCTTTTGGAAGAAGCATTAAAGGCGCATCAGGTTAAAGCTGGGGGATATTTTTCTCCATTAGGGCATTTTCGCTACCTGGTGCGTGTCCAAGCCGTCAATAAGGAATTAGAGCGCTTGCGTCAAGCCTTAATGACCCCGTCACCCCTACACATTGTGATGAAACGGCTTGAGCTGATTCGCGGATTGTTATGTGACATTTTGATGTGA
- a CDS encoding Spo0E family sporulation regulatory protein-aspartic acid phosphatase: MREEAEQIILDRISKLKRELDRIYASTLDIYNRDLMAVSHEVDQLLVRYLRRQPLVSEQAERMAGD; this comes from the coding sequence ATGAGAGAGGAAGCCGAACAGATAATTCTAGACCGTATCTCAAAACTTAAACGAGAACTAGACCGAATCTATGCGAGCACTTTGGATATTTATAATCGCGATTTGATGGCTGTAAGTCATGAAGTCGATCAATTATTAGTACGGTATTTACGTCGGCAGCCGTTAGTTTCTGAACAAGCAGAACGGATGGCCGGTGACTAG
- a CDS encoding Spo0E family sporulation regulatory protein-aspartic acid phosphatase, producing MNQLRNASDYRRAIEHIRLLQGVLSTLAKIKGNLDPDVLAVSQEIDEYVVSVQQYWQKQGQEALLG from the coding sequence GTGAATCAACTACGGAACGCCAGCGATTATCGTCGTGCCATTGAGCATATCCGTTTACTCCAAGGCGTGTTAAGCACCTTGGCCAAAATTAAAGGCAATTTAGATCCTGATGTATTGGCTGTAAGCCAAGAAATCGACGAATATGTTGTGTCTGTTCAACAATATTGGCAAAAACAGGGTCAAGAAGCCCTCTTGGGGTAA
- a CDS encoding glycosyltransferase family 2 protein, producing MDSVSVVIPIYNQAHLVARTIESLAANTRQPDEIIIVDDGSTDDVQEAIQSFQTNSPFTIRLLKVPHGGPGRAREAGWKAAQGTIVAFTDADAVPARDWLEQGLKGFTDPQVGGVEGAVESGGNATIFTHQVHNRFGRQFMTANMFYRRSVIEAVGGFKSPYREDSDLAFSVLGAGYRIVFVRDAVVFHPPRQETWWFYFSKAHRKRYEGFLFRNHPDIAPRYIPRFQPTELFIVLGELLSLLSLWLGLWSLSVGLLSLLIGLPKRLADWLDGRKYNARDYLTAWILTLFLVPVEFYYHWLGILKPPPIPKELRKSTVKLESH from the coding sequence GTGGACTCCGTAAGTGTAGTTATTCCTATTTACAATCAGGCACATCTCGTGGCGCGCACGATTGAATCATTAGCGGCTAATACCAGGCAACCAGATGAAATCATCATTGTTGATGACGGATCGACAGACGATGTACAAGAAGCCATTCAGTCATTTCAGACGAATAGTCCTTTTACTATCCGATTATTGAAAGTTCCCCACGGAGGACCAGGACGGGCACGGGAAGCTGGGTGGAAAGCGGCCCAGGGAACCATTGTTGCCTTTACCGATGCGGATGCCGTGCCCGCGCGGGATTGGTTAGAGCAGGGACTGAAAGGATTTACTGATCCACAGGTCGGTGGTGTTGAAGGTGCTGTGGAAAGTGGCGGCAATGCGACGATTTTTACCCATCAAGTTCATAATCGCTTTGGTCGGCAATTTATGACCGCTAATATGTTTTACCGCCGTTCTGTTATTGAAGCGGTTGGCGGCTTTAAATCGCCGTACCGAGAAGATTCTGATTTAGCTTTTTCGGTTTTAGGTGCCGGTTACCGAATTGTCTTTGTGCGCGATGCTGTTGTTTTTCATCCACCGAGGCAGGAAACCTGGTGGTTTTATTTTTCCAAGGCCCACCGAAAACGTTACGAAGGATTTCTCTTTCGCAATCATCCTGACATTGCCCCTCGGTATATTCCTCGGTTTCAACCCACGGAATTATTTATTGTTTTAGGCGAGTTATTGTCGTTGTTAAGCCTGTGGTTAGGATTATGGTCTTTGAGCGTCGGCCTTTTGTCCTTGCTAATTGGCTTACCCAAAAGATTAGCTGATTGGTTAGATGGCCGTAAATATAACGCACGTGATTACCTTACAGCATGGATTTTAACGCTATTTTTAGTCCCGGTAGAGTTTTATTACCACTGGTTAGGAATCTTAAAACCTCCCCCGATTCCTAAAGAATTACGCAAATCCACTGTGAAACTGGAAAGTCACTAG
- a CDS encoding glycosyltransferase family 2 protein: MGNGKVAVTIPTMGATHLVDTLASLPPGLPLYLRDNREDNWGVAKSWNWGIRQALKDGAQYVLVLNDDVRLAPGFIDRLVEDLQRDNVILASGRPDHVEVSPPTRRLAMSAFLCDHRLFDEVGEFDESFWPAYFEDDDMLQRIRNTNRWRTWFDSEAVFHHWVSSTINEFRAIRRMNRSYFKQNRERFFQKWGFYPREE; the protein is encoded by the coding sequence ATGGGTAACGGTAAAGTCGCTGTGACAATTCCGACGATGGGTGCGACTCACTTAGTGGATACGTTGGCTAGTTTACCTCCGGGACTGCCTCTTTATCTTCGAGATAATCGTGAAGATAATTGGGGTGTGGCGAAAAGCTGGAATTGGGGAATTCGTCAAGCATTGAAGGATGGGGCACAGTATGTGTTAGTGCTTAACGATGACGTACGATTGGCACCAGGCTTCATCGATCGATTGGTGGAAGATTTGCAACGTGATAACGTGATCTTGGCTAGTGGAAGACCGGATCACGTCGAAGTGAGTCCACCCACTAGACGACTTGCCATGAGTGCCTTTTTGTGTGACCACCGACTTTTTGATGAAGTTGGCGAATTTGACGAATCGTTTTGGCCGGCTTATTTCGAGGACGATGATATGTTACAACGTATTCGTAATACGAATCGCTGGAGAACATGGTTTGACAGTGAAGCGGTATTCCATCACTGGGTGAGTTCAACGATAAATGAGTTTCGAGCTATTCGGCGAATGAATCGGAGTTATTTCAAGCAAAATCGCGAGCGATTTTTTCAAAAGTGGGGTTTTTATCCGCGTGAGGAATAA
- a CDS encoding purine-cytosine permease family protein, which translates to MAQKSVSAKDRREDYALRYVPESFRLWHWSSIFSVFIGVSTAMFFLAWGGQLTLEYGTWPTIWGMVFGVVLIGSVGFFFSWVGSRTGLDSDLITRGSGYGFMGSAIASLVYSFNYLMFFAFEGSILVAALQASAPHVPVIIWELLIGVTFLVLAIWGMSFLSWLMWITLPIYIVAVSLVFYHAAHVSHPIAWLSYKPAKAPSTVAGPVFLQLGATVFALISMATQGADLGRFVRKKDQLVGSIFNGYVVMIVTFLGVVLLGSYFGLEFHQTNPGTYFSSVLGIGGMLTVIITQLRINTINVYSGSLAYSNFFSRVFHFTPGRQWWGILTAVLGTLLMMGNIFAHMLQVLTFEGVFIIAWAMSVVSDTLFNKWLLKINTRPYEYKRAFLPHFNPVGVGTLILALVIAAPLAFGVAGPLGENLAPFVSAALGLIFPPVIALALKGRPYRISSTAQVPVTSQPTLECILCHEEFETVDMVICPFHEGALCSVCCGSNAQCHDVCKTEGVMVQTLTVEQPSS; encoded by the coding sequence GTGGCTCAAAAATCTGTTTCAGCAAAAGATCGCCGCGAAGATTATGCATTACGATATGTTCCGGAGAGTTTTCGCTTATGGCATTGGTCGAGTATTTTTAGTGTCTTTATCGGGGTATCTACGGCCATGTTTTTTCTTGCGTGGGGTGGACAGTTAACCTTAGAATACGGCACTTGGCCAACAATTTGGGGTATGGTCTTTGGAGTGGTGTTAATTGGCTCTGTTGGGTTTTTCTTTAGTTGGGTTGGCAGTCGGACAGGTCTTGATAGTGATTTAATCACCCGGGGCAGTGGTTATGGATTTATGGGATCAGCCATTGCGTCATTAGTGTATAGCTTTAATTATTTAATGTTCTTTGCCTTTGAAGGTTCCATACTTGTTGCAGCCCTTCAAGCAAGTGCTCCTCATGTCCCCGTTATTATCTGGGAGCTCTTGATTGGCGTAACGTTTTTGGTATTGGCTATTTGGGGAATGAGTTTTCTAAGTTGGCTGATGTGGATTACCTTGCCGATTTATATTGTGGCGGTCTCGTTAGTATTTTATCATGCAGCACATGTTAGCCATCCCATTGCCTGGTTATCCTACAAGCCAGCAAAAGCTCCTTCGACGGTGGCAGGCCCGGTGTTTCTACAACTGGGAGCAACGGTTTTTGCACTGATTAGCATGGCTACACAAGGCGCGGATTTAGGCCGGTTTGTACGCAAAAAAGATCAGTTAGTGGGATCTATTTTTAACGGTTATGTTGTGATGATTGTGACATTTTTAGGCGTTGTGCTATTAGGATCGTACTTCGGATTGGAATTTCATCAAACCAATCCCGGGACATATTTTAGCAGTGTCTTGGGGATTGGCGGCATGCTGACCGTTATTATTACGCAGCTACGGATTAATACGATTAATGTCTACTCTGGGTCTTTAGCGTATTCTAACTTCTTTTCGCGTGTGTTTCATTTTACTCCGGGACGGCAATGGTGGGGAATTTTAACAGCGGTCTTAGGCACTTTGCTTATGATGGGCAATATTTTCGCGCATATGTTACAAGTCCTAACGTTCGAGGGCGTATTTATTATTGCTTGGGCTATGAGCGTTGTATCCGACACCCTTTTTAATAAGTGGCTTCTTAAGATTAATACCCGACCCTATGAATATAAACGGGCCTTTTTACCGCATTTCAACCCTGTCGGCGTAGGGACTTTGATCTTGGCGCTGGTAATCGCGGCTCCTTTGGCTTTTGGGGTTGCGGGACCACTTGGAGAAAATTTGGCGCCTTTTGTTTCGGCGGCATTGGGACTCATATTCCCTCCAGTGATTGCTCTAGCCTTGAAAGGTCGCCCCTACCGGATCTCATCGACCGCACAGGTGCCGGTTACGAGCCAGCCAACGCTGGAATGTATTTTGTGCCACGAAGAATTTGAGACCGTTGACATGGTCATTTGTCCGTTTCACGAGGGCGCTTTATGTTCGGTATGCTGTGGGTCTAATGCTCAGTGCCATGATGTCTGCAAAACCGAAGGTGTGATGGTACAGACGCTGACCGTAGAGCAACCTTCAAGCTAG
- a CDS encoding putative hydro-lyase, producing MTHLGALTSQEARGLIREGQWVGPTSGIALGYVQANLVILRKDIARDFYTFCQLNPRPMPLLDMTEPGDPIPRNVAKDADLRTDLPRYRVYRQGVLVDEPTDLRALWEDDFVAFVLGCSFTTEHQLLEHGVRLRHLEQGRNVPMFKTAMPCHASQSFHGPLVVSMRPIERTQVSLAEEITSHYPLAHGGPIHIGDPAVLGIADICHPDYGDAIELQDNEVPVFWACGVTPQAVIQEMAPDIAITHAPGHMFITDLRDDQIRDRRSLFH from the coding sequence ATGACGCATTTGGGTGCTCTTACTTCTCAAGAAGCCAGGGGACTTATTCGGGAAGGTCAGTGGGTTGGACCAACCTCGGGCATCGCATTAGGCTATGTGCAAGCAAATTTGGTCATCTTGCGCAAGGACATCGCTAGGGACTTTTACACGTTTTGCCAATTGAATCCAAGGCCCATGCCTTTACTAGACATGACTGAGCCTGGCGATCCTATCCCGCGGAATGTGGCGAAAGACGCGGATTTACGAACAGACCTGCCTCGTTACCGCGTTTACCGGCAGGGAGTTTTAGTGGATGAACCGACTGATCTTCGGGCGTTGTGGGAAGATGATTTTGTAGCATTTGTATTGGGGTGCAGTTTTACCACAGAACATCAGCTCCTTGAACATGGTGTGCGTTTGCGTCACTTGGAACAAGGACGTAACGTTCCCATGTTTAAGACCGCTATGCCGTGCCATGCCTCCCAATCGTTTCATGGACCGTTAGTCGTTTCCATGCGGCCCATTGAGCGCACTCAAGTCTCCCTCGCCGAGGAAATCACGAGTCACTATCCTTTAGCACATGGCGGACCGATTCACATTGGGGATCCGGCTGTTCTCGGGATTGCTGACATTTGTCATCCTGATTACGGAGATGCGATCGAATTACAAGATAACGAGGTACCGGTGTTTTGGGCTTGCGGAGTGACTCCGCAAGCCGTTATTCAAGAGATGGCGCCAGATATCGCCATTACCCACGCCCCGGGTCATATGTTTATTACGGATTTGCGAGATGATCAAATTCGTGATAGGAGATCCCTGTTTCATTAA
- a CDS encoding hydantoinase/oxoprolinase family protein: MAETIVTVGIDIGGTFTDFWVFDGQKIRQHKVLSTPGNPEKAVLQGLKELEILQLALIIHGSTIATNAFLERKGAKVALVTTRGFEDVLEIGRQNRIGIYDLHVKKPDVLVPQEGRFGVTERMDWQGQPLVPLTQEEIEKLGKRLQSYNPEAIAIVFLHSYVNGVHEEHVVTSLRQQYPYVFASSHVNPEHREYERTSTTVISAYVAPVVSRYLEQLSETLGSSLRVMSSAGGYMSAKRIIEQPAAMMLSGPAGGVVASFELARALGYERIVTFDMGGTSTDVAMIQGRIPITRDMEFDHLPLRSPMVDIHTVGAGGGSMASFDRGGNLRVGPQSAGSFPGPACYGQGGMTVTVTDANFLLGRLDQDNFLGGKMILDRNATHQAFQTLIDQGLKHGVEMTDVALAEGIIEVVNAAMARAIRRVTAMKGVDPAQFVLLSFGGAGGLHAADLAAMLGIQEVLIPPDAGTFSAQGLARSQAYADALASVLKPTHDLTLEYIQDLLEKLADKTVKQLADDGHRAESITSFYHLDLRYQGESYEILTPWQGTLKDTVDMFHQLHEQYYLHKELLTPVECVNLYVRSIAEMRTIPLPLWQNSAAAKPFAHRPMVFKGESLSTPCYRREELSADQRIFGPALVIEPASTILIPPHYQATVDHYGIIHITQ; encoded by the coding sequence ATGGCAGAAACGATTGTCACCGTAGGGATTGATATAGGAGGCACTTTTACCGATTTTTGGGTTTTTGATGGGCAGAAAATTAGGCAGCATAAAGTTTTGTCAACCCCTGGTAACCCCGAGAAGGCCGTTTTGCAAGGTCTAAAAGAACTTGAGATTTTACAGCTAGCCCTTATTATTCATGGGTCGACCATTGCTACCAATGCCTTTTTGGAGCGTAAAGGTGCCAAAGTGGCTTTAGTGACGACCCGAGGATTTGAAGATGTGTTAGAGATCGGCCGACAAAATCGCATTGGCATTTATGATCTACACGTAAAAAAACCTGATGTGCTCGTGCCTCAAGAAGGCCGTTTTGGTGTAACGGAGCGCATGGACTGGCAAGGTCAACCTCTTGTTCCTTTAACACAGGAAGAGATAGAGAAATTAGGGAAGAGGCTTCAGAGCTATAATCCTGAAGCCATTGCCATCGTATTTCTTCATAGCTATGTCAATGGGGTTCACGAAGAGCACGTCGTGACGTCGTTACGGCAACAGTATCCTTATGTGTTTGCCTCTTCGCATGTGAATCCTGAGCACCGGGAGTATGAACGAACCAGTACAACTGTCATTTCAGCCTACGTCGCTCCGGTCGTTTCCCGTTATTTAGAACAGTTGTCCGAGACCTTGGGCTCATCATTGCGTGTTATGTCTTCGGCCGGAGGATATATGTCGGCTAAACGCATCATAGAACAACCCGCTGCAATGATGCTATCGGGCCCCGCAGGAGGTGTCGTGGCAAGTTTTGAACTGGCACGGGCTCTTGGATATGAGCGCATTGTCACTTTCGATATGGGAGGGACCAGTACGGATGTGGCCATGATTCAGGGGCGCATTCCGATAACGCGGGATATGGAATTTGATCACCTTCCCTTGCGCTCGCCTATGGTGGACATTCACACGGTAGGGGCTGGAGGGGGATCTATGGCCTCGTTTGATCGCGGGGGCAATCTTCGAGTAGGACCGCAGTCGGCAGGGTCTTTTCCGGGGCCTGCGTGCTATGGCCAAGGCGGAATGACGGTAACGGTTACGGATGCCAATTTTCTTTTAGGACGATTAGATCAAGACAATTTTCTCGGCGGCAAGATGATACTGGATCGAAACGCTACGCACCAGGCCTTTCAAACATTGATAGATCAAGGTCTAAAACATGGAGTAGAAATGACCGATGTTGCATTGGCCGAAGGGATTATAGAAGTTGTGAACGCGGCTATGGCCCGGGCTATACGGCGGGTGACTGCTATGAAGGGTGTCGATCCTGCACAATTTGTACTATTAAGTTTTGGAGGAGCTGGGGGGCTTCATGCTGCAGATCTCGCAGCCATGCTGGGAATCCAAGAAGTATTAATTCCTCCTGACGCAGGAACCTTTAGTGCTCAAGGTTTAGCCCGTTCTCAGGCGTATGCGGATGCGCTGGCGAGCGTTTTGAAACCCACTCATGACCTCACTTTGGAATATATTCAAGATCTTCTAGAAAAACTCGCGGATAAAACGGTGAAGCAATTGGCAGATGATGGACACCGGGCTGAGAGCATTACGTCTTTCTATCATCTTGATTTACGCTACCAGGGCGAATCTTATGAGATTTTAACCCCGTGGCAAGGAACATTGAAAGACACGGTCGATATGTTTCACCAATTACATGAGCAGTATTATTTGCATAAAGAATTGTTGACACCTGTAGAATGTGTGAACCTTTATGTGCGGTCGATTGCCGAAATGCGCACGATTCCCCTTCCTTTATGGCAGAATTCCGCCGCTGCTAAGCCGTTTGCCCATCGCCCCATGGTATTTAAGGGGGAATCCCTGTCGACTCCTTGTTATCGTCGGGAGGAATTATCGGCGGACCAACGTATTTTCGGGCCAGCTCTCGTTATTGAGCCTGCGTCGACGATTCTCATTCCTCCCCATTATCAAGCGACAGTGGACCATTACGGCATTATTCATATAACGCAATGA